From Chitinivorax tropicus:
AGGTGTATTTGAAATCCAGCCCCAGCATTTGGTTGATGAGGCTCTGGGCCTGGATGGCATCCCATGTCCGTTGTTGATGTTGGCCTGGGCCGCTGATGTTCACTTGGCCTAGGAAGTCGCGGGTGAAGATGTTGGCAGCGCCGAATCGCTCCAGCAGGTTGTAGGTTTCCAGCCGGGCCGGCATTGGCGTATTGGCTTGCTCGATATAGCTGCGGGCTTTGCCGATCAAGGGCAGGCTGGTGGGCAGGTTGAATGCCAGTGGCTCGATCAGCGATTTTTTCACTGCACGCGGCACGCGGCCCCAGACTTCGAACACATGTTGTTTGGCATAGCGGGCATTGCCGCCGAACAGCTCATCACCACCATCGCCGCCCAGCATGCGCTCGACCCCGTCCCGGTGGGCAAGCTGGGCACAGTAGAAGCCGGGCACCACCGATGAATTGCCGAATGGCTGGTCGGACGCCGCTGCAATGCGGGGAATGGCGTTGACGACATCGTCTGGCGTGACGTAGTACTCAGTGTGGCGGGTGCCGAAATGCTTGACGGCGATACGAGCGAATTCCATCTCATCGTAGCCTTCCGCCTCGAAGCCGATGGAGTAGGTCTTGGCAGGGCGGCCTTGCACGGCGGTCAGCATGCCGGCAATGGTGGAGCTGTCGGTGCCACCTGACAGGAAACAACCCGTTTCCGCACCGGCGGATGCTTCGCGCATGCTTTCCCGCAACAAGGCGGTGAAGGCTTCTTTCTGCTCGACGAATGATTGGCCGCCACTTTCGGTGAAGACCGGCTCCCAGTAACGCTTGCGGCGGCTGTCCCCATTCTGCCAGTGCAGGTATTCGCCAGGCTCCAGGCGGAACTGGTTGTGGTAGATGGTTTCCGGCCCTGGAACCATATGGAAATACAGGTAGTGATAGATGGCCTGCCGGTCGATGCTTGAGTTGGCTGCCGGGTGGGTATTCAGCGCCCATAGGCTGCTGGCGAAGATCAGCCCGTTGCCGGTCTCGCTGAAGCTCAATGGAATCGAGCCGAATCGGTCCACGGCCAGCAAAGCATGTTGCTTGTCGAGATCAACCAAAGCCAGGGCAAAGCTGTCTGCAAAATGACGCAGCACTGCCGGGCCTTCCTTGCGATATCCCTGGATCAGCGCGCCAGCATGTCCATGTTGCATGGCATAGGCGTGGAGATGGGAGTCGCTGATGCGTGGCCGACCAATGACCACCGCCCGGCAGCCGCCTTGCTGTGCGATCACGGGAGCGTGTTTCAAGCCTGTGCCGCCGAGCGCGCCATCTGGCATGGCCCAATTGCTGGGCTTGGCGCCTGGGAAGGGCGATAGGCGCCCCACCATGCGTGCCAGGGTGGTATCGGGCTCGGTCGTGGCGTGGCCAATCCAGCCGCAAAGTCCGGTCATAGTTTCCTCTAAACAGTTGATTGCGTGATACGTTGATGCTTCTTGTTCTGTCGGGCTTGGTTGAGGTGATTCGTAGCCATGCAATCACGTCAACGAAACCCTGGCATCTCAACCCGCCAAGTGGCCGGGATGCCAAGGCTGTTTGCAGCATGACTGTGTGGCGGTGATCTGGAAGGTGCTCAGTCTTCTGACTATCACTCGCCCATGCGCAAACAGCGCGTCATTGTCTGGTGTCACCGATCTCAGTGCCCGTGGCTGGTTGCGCCTTGCCTATACGCTTTGTCAGGTCGCGCAGATTCTTGACCACGGTCATTCCGCTTGCATACAGGGATGAGCGATATAGCGTAATGTGGTCGATCTCGCGGGCTTCCGTGGCCCATTCCAGCTGATCGGCGGATGCATTGGTGTAGAACTCGATCCGTTGAAAGCGGCCTGCGGCAAACTCATGCTGCAGCAAGGTATGGAGCAGCACGCGCCCCACCGCCAGCTCTTTGAGCTGTTCATCATAGGTGGTTTTCAACATGACCAGCATGCCATTGGCTGAAATGGCCAAGCGGGAGGCGACAACCCGCCCGCCCAACACCAGCTCATATACTTGTGCGCTGCCCACCGCCGCCAGCTTTTGCAGCACATCGTGGTAAAAGCGCCACTGCTGGCTGCCTGCGGTGATGGCGGTGCCTGCCCGCCCCTTCCAGCCTTTTGCCTCCAGCTCGCTGTAGCTGTCCAGCGCACCGGTCATAGCCTGCGGAGCAGTGTGGATGCGTAACGAGAAGGGCTCACCCGTGCTTTCGATGCGGTGCTGATAGCGCTTGATATTGTTACGCAGCTTTTTAGGACGAGCTGCCCAGTAGGTGTCGAAAGAGTCGGCCAAGGTGATGGCCATGGTCGTGGCGGCATGCTGGCGCGACTCGACTGGGCTGGTCTCGCCTTGGCAGGGGCTGAACATCGGGTCCTGTGCCATCCAGTCGATGAAGATGGGAAAGCCCGGCAAGGCTTTGAACAGACTCATCCGCTCTGCATAGGCCTGTTTGTTCAACATCAGTGGCGCTGCTTGTAACTGGGGCGGCAAAAAGCTGGTCCAGCCCTGGCCACGGTATGGCTGTGTCAGCAGCAGGCCGCCTGTAGGGCGGTGCACCATCAATAGCACTTTTTCATCACCATAGTGTTGCAGCAGGCTGTGGACGAAGGTATGGCAGAACATGGGGTGGCTGTTATAAAGCCTGGCATTCCATGCATCCCACTCCACTTGGTAGCGGTCGAATTCAGCGAGGGCGGACTCAAGCAGCCAGTCATTGATCATCAGGACAAACCTTTGTTTGAATGCATGATCTGGGACAATTGGGTTGCCATCCAATCCAGTTCATCATGTCGGATCGACTGGTGGCAAGGCAATTGTAGCAAGCCAATACCATAACGTTGACTGACTTCACATGAAGATTCTGCCAGCTCGTCCCAGCGCCAGATGGGCAGGCGGGCCTGCTTCAGTGCTGGGAAGTAGCGCTTGGGTTCGTCGAGCAGCAGGGGAAACATATAGGGAACGACCCCGTCCGGCAGGGCCGGAAACAGCGGGCGCACGCCGGGTATATCGTTGACGATGTGCAGCCACTGCTTGTATATCGAACGTCGTCTACTGATGAGGGCTGGATAGTCCGTGTGGCGCAACACCCAGCGCGAGCTATGCAGGCCACGTTGCCGGGGCAGGCCCTGCCGGGCATCTACCTGGATACGCTGTGGGGGTAGCGTTTGGGCAGAGTTGCCGATGGCTTGTAGGCTGGGCGGACGCACCAGCCACTTCAGTATGGGCAGGTGTCCATGTTGGGCTGATTGTTGAAGCAGGTCATATACGGAGCGCAACTCCGCACCCATGCCGGGGCGTGGGAGATCGACCGGACTCTCAGGTGCATGGTTGATCAGCAATAGGCCACCGTCCCGGCCAGGAACGAATTTGCGTGTACTGGCAATTGCGTAATCTCCAGTCTGGCCAAGAGGTTGACCATTCTGCTCACTCAGCAGCGCATGTGCGCAGTCTTCGATCAAGTAGGCATTGGCCGCTTTGATACGGCTGGCAAGGGTTGGCAGTGCCGGTTGCGGGAAGCCGAAATAGTGCGGTACCAGCACCGCAGCGATGTCGCCGCCTTGCAGCGTTTGCTCCAGATCGGCCAGATCGGGCTGCAGATCAGGCTGTAGCCGATAAAAACGTGCCTGCCTACCCGCTGCATGCACCGGGGTGACCATGGTCGGGCAATGAAAGGCGGGCAGCAGGATGGCGCCAGGGCGCGGCAGATGGCGGGCAATCCATTCCAAAGCGGTACGACCGGCATTCAAAAAGACTGCCTGATCGGAAAAAAAGGGGCCGGCTGGGAGTCGATGGCGGATCAAAGCCGGGTCGAATACCGGCAGCACGGAAACCTTGGGCGAAGGGTAATCGCGAAAAGGGTCCAGGCGGATGAACTCGACGTGGCAGTCGGCCAATGCCGTCATACCAGAACCTCGATCGGCTCGGCATGGCTCAAGAAGCGGGTTGGGCTGGCGGTATAGCCATAGGCACCGGATTGGAATACCACGACCAGATCGCCGATCTCAGCCTCGGGCAGCGTCATTTTGTCTCCCAGCAGATCAAGTGGGGTGCACAGCGGCCCAACGACCGATGCGGGTGCTGCATCGTCTTGCCCCATGCGGTTGCCGATGGCAACGGGGTAATTCTTGCGAATGACCTGTCCGAAATTGCCGGAGGCAGACAGGTGATGGTGCAGGCCGCCATCGGTCACCAGATAGGTGTGGCCACGCGATACCTTTTTGTCGGTGATGCGGCAGACATAGATGCCCGCCTCACCGACCAGATACCGCCCCAGCTCGATGATGATGGCTGCGCCGCCCAGTCGGGCTTTGACATCAGGCAGCTTTTGCGCCAGGTTGTCCGCGATCGGCCCGAGGTCGAGTCGGTTTTCACCTGGGAAATAAGGAATGCCAAAGCCGCCACCGATGTTGAGTGCTTTGACCGGGCTGGGCGCCTGCGCTGCCAGGCGCAGGCCCAGTTCGAACGTGAGATCATGCGCTTCGACGATCGATTCTGGCTTCAGGTTCTGTGAGCCGCTGAAGATGTGAAAGCCTTCGAAATCCAGCCCCAGTGCGCCAATCCGTGTCAATACAGCCGGGACGCGCTCCGCATCGATACCGAACTGTTTTGGCCCGCCCCCCATCTTCATACCAGAGGATTTCAACTCGAAGTCTGGATTGACGCGCACAGCCACCTTGGGGCGAAGCCCTAGCGTATGACCAAGCGTGGCAACGCGTTCCAGCTCGGTTTCTGATTCGAGATTGATCACGATGCCAGCGGCGATGGCCTGGGTCAGCTCCTGCTCCCCTTTGCCGGGGCCGGCGAAGCTGATATTGGCTGGCAGCATCCCCGTGTCCAGCGCAACCCGCAGCTCACGTCCGGAAGCCACATCCAATCCATCGACCAAGCCCGCCATGTGCTGTACCACGGCAGGCATCGGGTTGGCCTTCATGGCGTAATGCAGCTCGATCTCTGCGGGCAGCGCTGCACGCAACGCTTGGACACGCGCTGTCAGCAAGCGCCGGTCGTAGGCATAGAACGGAGTTTGCCCGACCCGAGCCGCCAGCCTGGGTAGGGGGATGCCGCCGATGACCAAGCTCTGGTCTACGACGGGAAACAGGATCGGAGCATGGGTAGGTTTGCTTGCAGTCATGGTGATCTCAAACGACAACAACAGTGGGCAATGGCCGGGTATCCGGCCATATGTTCAATTCAGCTGGCTCACGCCAGATCCATCATGCATCGAATAGCGACGCGAGCTCATTGGCGAGCTGCTTACGATCGATCTTGCCATTGGGGTTGCGTGGCAGGCTGCCGGTGCGCGACTCGATGTGATGCGGCACCATGAATGCTGGCAGCTGTTTTTTGCAGGCCATTTGCAAAGCTTCTTTTTCCAGCATTTCGCCTGTTTTGGGAGTGGCCACAACCACGATGGCCTGCCCTAGCTGCGGATGGCTGACCCCGAATGCGGCACATTCCCCGACCAGATCGGTGCCGTACAGGACTTCCTCCACCTCGGTTGGGCTGACCCGATAACCCGAAGTCTTGATCATCTCGTCGCGGCGGCTGATGAAATACAGAAATCCTGCCTCATCTTTCCTGACCGTATCCCCGGACCAGACCGCGATTTCCGGCATGACCAGGCCAGGCTGCTGGGCTGGAATCGGCTTGAAACGCTCGGCGGTCTTGGCTGTGTCGTTCCAATAGCCCATTGAGACATGGACACCCCGATGCACCAACTCCCCTGGCTCGTTGGGGGCGCAAGGGGTGCCGTCCTCACGCAAGACCATGATCTCTGCATTTGGAATGGCCTTGCCCATCGAATCGGGACGGTGGTCTACCTCACTAGGGGGCAGATAGGTGGATCGGAAGGCTTCCGTCAGACCATACATCAAATAGGGTAGCGTATTGGGCAATGATTTGCGAAGTGTGGCCAGTGTTGCGGAGGGCATATGCCCGCCAGAATTGGTGAAATAGCGCAGATGCTGTACTGCCTCGGCAGGCCATTCCAGTTGCGCCAGCTGCACCCATAGCGGGGGCACACATGCCAGACCGGTGATGCGCTCCCTGGCGCATGCATTCACGATGTCACGTGGTAGCAGATAATTCATCAGCACTACCCGCGCACCGGTCAGAAACGCGGTGGTGAGCTGATTCATGCCGTAATCGAACGACAAGGGCAGCACCGACAAAATGCGATCAGCCGAGGTGATATTCAGGTAATCAGCAACCGAGGCAGCACCTGCCACAATGTTCCGATGCGACAGCACCACCCCTTTGGGTTTGCCCGTGCTGCCCGATGTATACAGGATGGCAGCCATGTCGCCATCGATTACCTGGTGAGGGGGGACGGTGCCCGCCGTATCAAGCAGTGCTTGCCAGTCCAAAAGCTGGACACCCGCGAGCGGAGCCGTATCTGCTTTCAGCCCGGTCACGATGATGGTCTTGAGATCATGGCAATGCGTCAGCACTTCGCGTAACGTCACCAAGCGATCAGCAGACGTGACCAGCACACGCACATTGCAGTCCTGCAGGATATGCCCCACCTGCTCTGCCTTCAACAACGGGTTGACCGGCACATAAACCCCGCCCGCTGCGGCTGCCCCAAACATACCGATGACCGCCTCAAAACGCTTTTCCAGATAGATGGCGACCCGCTCTGATTTGGCGAGATCCTGCGCCAGCACACCGTTGGCAAACTGCGCAACTTGCCGGGCAAGGGTTGCATAGTCCAACACCTGGTTTTGATAGGCCAGTGCCGCTTGATCGGGTGATGTGGTCGCTGTAGCCAGAATGAGTTCGTGTACGAGTGTGGGCATGATGCTCATGGGTCGTGTTGTTGGGTAGCGGGTTGATTGTCCGCATTCTTTCCTGTCTGTCGCATGTGCTTCCAGCGCTTGGCCCCGAAATGGGCTGCAGCATGGATCAGACCTTTCAATGATCGCGGATTGTAAGCAATGATGCCCCAACGTTCGCGTCGATGCGACATCCAATCTTGTTTGTAGGGCTCATCCCCTGTTAAATAGTCAATCATTTCAACATGATCTCGATCTATCACATATTCCATGATCATGGCGGTCAGGATCGAGCCGACGGACAATTTACTGAATCGTTCATCATAAGCCAGCTTGTAGATGAGCGCCTGTTTGTCATGAACGATCCAAAGCTGGGCGGCAGCGGGTTCATCATCGACATAGGCCACACCGGCTCTCAGCCAACCCTGTTCGGCGCAGGTCTTGAAAAGCCCAGGCATGAACTCCTGGTAAGGCTCCGGCACTTTCCAGCTGGCATTGTAGATACGGATATAGTCGGCAATGATGCGATCCAGATCCGGGCCGTTTTCGATGATCTCGAACCGTGCATTGCCTGCTTGGTCCAGCGCTTTCTTTTTGCGCTTCAGTGTGTTTTTCAGTTTTGAGGGCAGGGATTCATAATATTCGCTGTAGCGCCGACCGTTGAGCTCCAAATACCAGTTACCGAAGCAGAAGTATTCATCGACCCACCAGCCATTGTTTTCCAGTGCGTTTTTGAGCAGGGTATAACAAGGGCTTTCGCGATCCAGCGGGTGGAGATCTAGCAGATCGACCTGTTCCTGGCCTGCCAGCGACAACATGGCGTCAAACAGGGCTTGATTCGGCTGGCCTGAATAGGCGGGGCCGAACAGACAGCTGTAATAATTCTGTGCACCAATCAGCATCGACGGTTTCAAAGGTAATTCACTTTGCTTGCGCAGCATGACCAGCGCAGCCTGTGCATCCCGTCCAGAGGCGGTCAGGAGCCTCAAATTGGCAGAGGGGCCTTCGACAGCAGCGAGGTAGTTGCGAAACCAGGGCAAGCTGTAAAACACACTTTGTTGGCCAGCGGCTGAAAATGCATTTACCAACACATCAGGCAGGAATTTCAGCGTGTTGAAACATCTGATATCCATTATGTGTTTATCCCAATGCTGCTGCGTGATGTATTGTTTCTTAAGGTTAGGTTGGGGTTTGTCTGCATATTCGTTCTGAATTTACATATTGCCGATATGGTATATGCTGGCGGATTTCCATGCTTTCTGGCATCATAAGCATATACGATTACAAGTATGTTGTTGTCATTTTATTGTGTCAATAGGGCGATCTGCTGGTAATGCTAGTGAAGATCTCTCGATGCTGCTGTTACAATCCCCGTTTATTCGTTTTGTAGTTGCACCCACGGCTTGATGCAATTTCAGGCTGTGTCGAAATCGGAGATTACTGAACATGTCGTCGCTTGCTGCCATTAAGGCAATTTTGGCTGATACCCTGCAATTGGGCGGGCGTATCGATGCATTTGATCTTGATACCCCTCTGTTGGGTAGCATCCCGGAGTTGGATTCGATTGCCGTCATCAATTTGATCACCGCCATGGAAGAACAATTCGGTTTCACGGTATCCGATGACGAAATCAGCGCGGACACCTTTTCCTCGGTGGGCAGCTTGGTTGCTTTCGTGGACGCCAAGACCTGAGCCTGATTCCTGTCGTGACACATCCGTTCCAACCCTTCTTCCTTGAGACGCCCTCAGGGCCTCGGTTCTGTGTGCATTATCCGCCACTTGGCACGATAAGGGGCGCCATTTTGTATGTGCACCCTTTTGCTGAGGAGATGCACAAGGCCCGCCGCATGGCAGCCGAGATGGCGCGCCGTTTTGCCAGCAATGGCTGGGCGGTGCTCTGTGTCGATCTTGGGGGGTGTGGCGATAGTGCAGGGGATTTTGGTGATGCCAGTTGGGCCGGGTGGCAGGCGGATATGCAAGCTGCCGCTCAATGGCTGAAGGCGCGCCATGGCGTGCCACTGACGGTATGGGGGCTACGGCTGGGGGCGTTGCTGGCGGCTGATCTCGCCATGCGGGATGAAGCTTGCCAGCGCCTGTTGTTGTGGTCGCCGGCCACCAATGGCGAGCAGTTCCTGATCCAGTTTCTGCGCTTGAAGGTGGCCAACCAGATGCTTGCTGGTAATGGCGATGGTGCAATGAGCACCACCCAACTCCGGCAGCAGCTGGATGCTGGTCAGGCGCTGGAGGTGGCGGGTTATGGGTTGTCACCGCAGCTGGCTTTGCCATTGGCGAGTACCAAGCTGGCTGATGTGCAGCGTGCCGGTCTGGTGGTGGATTGGTTTGAGATGCAGTCCGCACCTGATCGACCAGCCCCGCCTGTGGCCGAAAAGCTGGCCCAGTCCTGGCGAGACAAAGGAGCGGTTGTCCGCCTGCATGGTGTGGTGGGTGAGAGTTTCTGGAATACCCAAGAGATTACCGATGTGCCTGCGCTCTGGGATCAGACACTGCATGCCCTGGAGCAAAGCAAAAATGAGGCCGTTGCGCCAGTGGTCATGAATGACGCTGGGCGTGGCGGTAGTGAGTCCGCCCGGTTGTCCTCACGAGTGGTTGAGCAGGCGCTGACGCTCTCTTGTCAGGGGGAATCATTGCCCGCGCTGCTGGCTGCCTCGGATCAGGCCGGTGAGGTAGGGGTGTTGATCGTCGTGGGCGGGCCGCAGTATCGTGCAGGGAGTCATCGGCAATTTACGCTGCTAGGCCGTGCCCTGGCTGAGTCTGGCATCCCGTCATTGCGTTTTGACTACCGTGGAATGGGTGATGCTACCGGCCCATTGCATATGTTCGAGCAAGTGACTGATGATCTGAGAACAGCCGTGGATGCCCTGTTCGAGCGGCAGCCAGGCTTGCGTAAGGTGGTGATCTGGGGCTTGTGTGATGCGGCAGCGGCAGCCCTGTTCTATGCTTGGCGTGATCGGCGTGTCAGTGGCTTGGTGCTGTTGAACCCTTGGGTGCGGACAGAGGCGGGGTTGGCGCAGGCGATGGTGAAGCATTACTACCGCCAACGCTTGCTGAGCAAGGATTTCTGGCTGAAATTGTTCAAAGGCGGGGTCAATGTGGGTGGCTCGATTCGCGAGCTGCTGCAAAAGATCAGCGCTGCCCGGCAGGTGACAGCCGCAGCACCCACCACTCACCAGCCCGATATCGATGCATCATTACCCCTGCCTGCTCGCATGGCAGAGGGGTTGGCGCGGTTCAAAGGGCGGGTGCTGTTCATTCTATCGGGTGATGATCTGACTGCTGCTGAATTTCGCGAGGCGGTCAATGCTTCGCCTCACTGGCAATCCCTGCTGCGGGCGGCCAATGTGCAGACGAAAGCGTTCGACGAAGCCAACCATACCTTCTCCCGTCGGGCGTGGCGTGAGACGGTCGAGCAATGGACAATAGACTGGATACGTGAATGAGTCGCCGTGTACTGCTGATTGCCTACCATTACCCACCGCTGCGCGGCTCCAGTGGTATTCAACGTGCATTGCGATTCTCACAGTATCTGACGGAGTTTGGTTGGGAACCGATTGTCCTGACCGCCCACCCGCGTGCCTACCCAGACAAATCAGATGACCTGATGGTGGATGTGCCACCGGGCGTCATCGTCGAGCGCGCATTTGCGTTGGATACGTCACGGCATCTGTCGCTGGCTGGTCGCTACCCCCGCGCGTTTGCGCTACCTGACCGCTGGGTGACCTGGTGGCTGGGTGCAGTGCCGGCAGGTATGCGCCTGATCAAGCGCTATCAGCCTGCTGCCATCTGGTCAACCTACCCCATTGCCACTGCGCATAAAATTGGTGCGACATTGCAGGCCAGAACCGGCTTGCCCTGGATTGCTGACTTCCGCGATCCGATGGCGCAAGATGGCTACCCAGAGGACCCAACTGTCTGGAACGCCTTCAAACAGCTGGAGATGCGTGCGTTCAAACAATGCCGCTTCGCCACCTTTACATCGCCAGGGGCGATCCAGACCTATCGGGAAACTTACCCGGATCTGCCCGGTAATAAGCTGGTGCTGCTTGAAAACGGTTACGATGAAGAAGTGTTCGCCCGCGCTGCGGGACAGCC
This genomic window contains:
- a CDS encoding GNAT family N-acetyltransferase, yielding MDIRCFNTLKFLPDVLVNAFSAAGQQSVFYSLPWFRNYLAAVEGPSANLRLLTASGRDAQAALVMLRKQSELPLKPSMLIGAQNYYSCLFGPAYSGQPNQALFDAMLSLAGQEQVDLLDLHPLDRESPCYTLLKNALENNGWWVDEYFCFGNWYLELNGRRYSEYYESLPSKLKNTLKRKKKALDQAGNARFEIIENGPDLDRIIADYIRIYNASWKVPEPYQEFMPGLFKTCAEQGWLRAGVAYVDDEPAAAQLWIVHDKQALIYKLAYDERFSKLSVGSILTAMIMEYVIDRDHVEMIDYLTGDEPYKQDWMSHRRERWGIIAYNPRSLKGLIHAAAHFGAKRWKHMRQTGKNADNQPATQQHDP
- a CDS encoding glycosyltransferase, translated to MSRRVLLIAYHYPPLRGSSGIQRALRFSQYLTEFGWEPIVLTAHPRAYPDKSDDLMVDVPPGVIVERAFALDTSRHLSLAGRYPRAFALPDRWVTWWLGAVPAGMRLIKRYQPAAIWSTYPIATAHKIGATLQARTGLPWIADFRDPMAQDGYPEDPTVWNAFKQLEMRAFKQCRFATFTSPGAIQTYRETYPDLPGNKLVLLENGYDEEVFARAAGQPVTPADKGGRRILLHSGIVYSMERDPTQLFMALGQLKRAGEPLISQLLIRLRATGNDARLQEMAAREGITDLIELAPPIPYADALSEMLNTDGLLVLQGASCNGQIPAKAYEYLRARRPILALTDPVGDTADVIRRAGINTIAPLDNVDAIKAALRQFMSLLVADQAPYASEAAIQAASRRGRTEQFARLLDAATQVS
- a CDS encoding hydrolase 1, exosortase A system-associated, which translates into the protein MTHPFQPFFLETPSGPRFCVHYPPLGTIRGAILYVHPFAEEMHKARRMAAEMARRFASNGWAVLCVDLGGCGDSAGDFGDASWAGWQADMQAAAQWLKARHGVPLTVWGLRLGALLAADLAMRDEACQRLLLWSPATNGEQFLIQFLRLKVANQMLAGNGDGAMSTTQLRQQLDAGQALEVAGYGLSPQLALPLASTKLADVQRAGLVVDWFEMQSAPDRPAPPVAEKLAQSWRDKGAVVRLHGVVGESFWNTQEITDVPALWDQTLHALEQSKNEAVAPVVMNDAGRGGSESARLSSRVVEQALTLSCQGESLPALLAASDQAGEVGVLIVVGGPQYRAGSHRQFTLLGRALAESGIPSLRFDYRGMGDATGPLHMFEQVTDDLRTAVDALFERQPGLRKVVIWGLCDAAAAALFYAWRDRRVSGLVLLNPWVRTEAGLAQAMVKHYYRQRLLSKDFWLKLFKGGVNVGGSIRELLQKISAARQVTAAAPTTHQPDIDASLPLPARMAEGLARFKGRVLFILSGDDLTAAEFREAVNASPHWQSLLRAANVQTKAFDEANHTFSRRAWRETVEQWTIDWIRE
- a CDS encoding DegT/DnrJ/EryC1/StrS family aminotransferase, giving the protein MTALADCHVEFIRLDPFRDYPSPKVSVLPVFDPALIRHRLPAGPFFSDQAVFLNAGRTALEWIARHLPRPGAILLPAFHCPTMVTPVHAAGRQARFYRLQPDLQPDLADLEQTLQGGDIAAVLVPHYFGFPQPALPTLASRIKAANAYLIEDCAHALLSEQNGQPLGQTGDYAIASTRKFVPGRDGGLLLINHAPESPVDLPRPGMGAELRSVYDLLQQSAQHGHLPILKWLVRPPSLQAIGNSAQTLPPQRIQVDARQGLPRQRGLHSSRWVLRHTDYPALISRRRSIYKQWLHIVNDIPGVRPLFPALPDGVVPYMFPLLLDEPKRYFPALKQARLPIWRWDELAESSCEVSQRYGIGLLQLPCHQSIRHDELDWMATQLSQIMHSNKGLS
- a CDS encoding GNAT family N-acetyltransferase, translating into MINDWLLESALAEFDRYQVEWDAWNARLYNSHPMFCHTFVHSLLQHYGDEKVLLMVHRPTGGLLLTQPYRGQGWTSFLPPQLQAAPLMLNKQAYAERMSLFKALPGFPIFIDWMAQDPMFSPCQGETSPVESRQHAATTMAITLADSFDTYWAARPKKLRNNIKRYQHRIESTGEPFSLRIHTAPQAMTGALDSYSELEAKGWKGRAGTAITAGSQQWRFYHDVLQKLAAVGSAQVYELVLGGRVVASRLAISANGMLVMLKTTYDEQLKELAVGRVLLHTLLQHEFAAGRFQRIEFYTNASADQLEWATEAREIDHITLYRSSLYASGMTVVKNLRDLTKRIGKAQPATGTEIGDTRQ
- a CDS encoding acyl carrier protein, producing the protein MSSLAAIKAILADTLQLGGRIDAFDLDTPLLGSIPELDSIAVINLITAMEEQFGFTVSDDEISADTFSSVGSLVAFVDAKT
- a CDS encoding acyl-CoA ligase (AMP-forming), exosortase A system-associated gives rise to the protein MPTLVHELILATATTSPDQAALAYQNQVLDYATLARQVAQFANGVLAQDLAKSERVAIYLEKRFEAVIGMFGAAAAGGVYVPVNPLLKAEQVGHILQDCNVRVLVTSADRLVTLREVLTHCHDLKTIIVTGLKADTAPLAGVQLLDWQALLDTAGTVPPHQVIDGDMAAILYTSGSTGKPKGVVLSHRNIVAGAASVADYLNITSADRILSVLPLSFDYGMNQLTTAFLTGARVVLMNYLLPRDIVNACARERITGLACVPPLWVQLAQLEWPAEAVQHLRYFTNSGGHMPSATLATLRKSLPNTLPYLMYGLTEAFRSTYLPPSEVDHRPDSMGKAIPNAEIMVLREDGTPCAPNEPGELVHRGVHVSMGYWNDTAKTAERFKPIPAQQPGLVMPEIAVWSGDTVRKDEAGFLYFISRRDEMIKTSGYRVSPTEVEEVLYGTDLVGECAAFGVSHPQLGQAIVVVATPKTGEMLEKEALQMACKKQLPAFMVPHHIESRTGSLPRNPNGKIDRKQLANELASLFDA
- a CDS encoding asparagine synthetase B family protein, giving the protein MTGLCGWIGHATTEPDTTLARMVGRLSPFPGAKPSNWAMPDGALGGTGLKHAPVIAQQGGCRAVVIGRPRISDSHLHAYAMQHGHAGALIQGYRKEGPAVLRHFADSFALALVDLDKQHALLAVDRFGSIPLSFSETGNGLIFASSLWALNTHPAANSSIDRQAIYHYLYFHMVPGPETIYHNQFRLEPGEYLHWQNGDSRRKRYWEPVFTESGGQSFVEQKEAFTALLRESMREASAGAETGCFLSGGTDSSTIAGMLTAVQGRPAKTYSIGFEAEGYDEMEFARIAVKHFGTRHTEYYVTPDDVVNAIPRIAAASDQPFGNSSVVPGFYCAQLAHRDGVERMLGGDGGDELFGGNARYAKQHVFEVWGRVPRAVKKSLIEPLAFNLPTSLPLIGKARSYIEQANTPMPARLETYNLLERFGAANIFTRDFLGQVNISGPGQHQQRTWDAIQAQSLINQMLGLDFKYTLADNDLVKVNLACELAGVDIAYPLLHDKLTQFSLKLDPGWKLKGQQLRWFFKEALRDFLPPEIITKEKHGFGLPFGPWLTKHTGLQTLVNDSLSDLKRHDLIRPEFIDDMMSKVREHPGYYGTMVWILMMLSLWLKEAKQTI
- a CDS encoding pyridoxal-dependent decarboxylase, exosortase A system-associated, whose product is MTASKPTHAPILFPVVDQSLVIGGIPLPRLAARVGQTPFYAYDRRLLTARVQALRAALPAEIELHYAMKANPMPAVVQHMAGLVDGLDVASGRELRVALDTGMLPANISFAGPGKGEQELTQAIAAGIVINLESETELERVATLGHTLGLRPKVAVRVNPDFELKSSGMKMGGGPKQFGIDAERVPAVLTRIGALGLDFEGFHIFSGSQNLKPESIVEAHDLTFELGLRLAAQAPSPVKALNIGGGFGIPYFPGENRLDLGPIADNLAQKLPDVKARLGGAAIIIELGRYLVGEAGIYVCRITDKKVSRGHTYLVTDGGLHHHLSASGNFGQVIRKNYPVAIGNRMGQDDAAPASVVGPLCTPLDLLGDKMTLPEAEIGDLVVVFQSGAYGYTASPTRFLSHAEPIEVLV